One stretch of Streptomyces sp. 135 DNA includes these proteins:
- a CDS encoding transporter substrate-binding domain-containing protein yields the protein MKRAATLSALACLLAVTAAAPTSPGAAKRPERPYLGSLLDAVPKRGVLKVCTTGDYAPFTKLDPAGRTYSGVDIEMARDLAKSLDAEPRFTATTWADLTGDVAARRCDIGVGGVSITPARARQVYFSEPTREDGKTPIVRCADKDRFGAGTLKDIDKKGVRVVVNPGGTNEEFTRASIKQATIRLHPENTTIFQEIIDGRADVMMTDASETLYQSRIHPELCALHPDKPFTFSEKAYATPRGDEEFKEYVDQFVHLAKHDGTYAKYEDEWTVRR from the coding sequence GTGAAGCGTGCCGCCACTCTGTCCGCCCTCGCCTGTCTGCTGGCCGTCACCGCCGCCGCGCCCACGTCGCCGGGCGCGGCCAAGCGACCGGAACGCCCCTACCTGGGCAGCCTCTTGGACGCCGTGCCGAAAAGGGGCGTCCTGAAGGTCTGCACGACCGGTGACTACGCGCCCTTCACGAAACTGGACCCCGCCGGCAGGACGTACAGCGGCGTGGACATCGAGATGGCGCGCGACCTCGCGAAGAGCCTCGACGCCGAGCCGAGGTTCACCGCGACGACGTGGGCGGACCTCACCGGGGACGTCGCCGCGCGCCGCTGCGACATCGGTGTCGGCGGCGTCTCGATCACGCCGGCGCGCGCCCGCCAGGTCTACTTCAGCGAACCGACGCGCGAGGACGGCAAGACGCCGATCGTGCGCTGCGCGGACAAGGACCGGTTCGGCGCGGGCACGCTGAAGGACATCGACAAGAAGGGCGTGCGGGTCGTCGTCAACCCCGGTGGTACGAACGAGGAGTTCACCCGGGCGAGCATCAAGCAGGCGACGATCAGGCTGCATCCCGAGAACACCACGATCTTCCAGGAGATCATCGACGGGCGCGCGGACGTCATGATGACGGACGCGAGCGAGACGCTCTACCAGTCGAGGATCCACCCCGAACTCTGCGCCCTCCACCCCGACAAGCCCTTCACCTTCTCGGAGAAGGCGTACGCGACGCCGCGCGGGGACGAGGAGTTCAAGGAGTACGTCGACCAGTTCGTGCACCTCGCGAAGCATGACGGGACGTACGCGAAGTACGAGGACGAGTGGACCGTCAGGCGGTGA
- a CDS encoding M81 family metallopeptidase — MTPTTANRRLRIGIGGIGIESSTFCPHRSTTDDFRRTRGQDLLDRYTWTQPGSDLAATVEWVPLLHATSLPGGPVEAQSYLTLKDELVTRIRNAGPLDGLVYDIHGAMSVVGLTDAEADLTEAVRTALDSVGTPDGTGRPMISAAMDLHGNVSRRFAEPVDLLTAHRLAPHEDAWETRERAARNLVRCLLDGTRPHRAWVQIPVLLPGEKTSTRLEPAKSLYASLADIERLPGILDAALWVGYAWADEPRCQAAVVVTGDDAERAATEAGQLARRYWDARRDFVFVGPTGTAEECVERAVTSTRRPFLISDSGDNPTAGGAGDLAYMLRKLLGHDAIRTGKVTAVHPGITDPAAVAQCFAAGVGAQVTLSVGGKVDTHHGGPYELTGTVVALQRATDRKDRAEGGAYDRGVDMAAVRTGGLTVILVERRKPFHTLADFMGPEEGGLGIDPRTYDIVAVKIGYLEPELYDMAADWLLALTPGGVDQDLPRLGHHRVARPLYPFDEDAYDAGEGPDLTPVVLAPLAG, encoded by the coding sequence ATGACCCCCACCACCGCCAACCGCCGCCTGCGCATCGGCATCGGCGGCATCGGCATCGAGTCCTCCACGTTCTGCCCGCACCGCTCCACCACGGACGACTTCCGCCGGACCCGCGGCCAGGACCTCCTCGACCGCTACACCTGGACGCAGCCGGGCTCCGACCTCGCCGCCACCGTCGAATGGGTGCCGCTGCTCCACGCGACCTCGCTGCCCGGCGGTCCGGTGGAGGCACAGTCGTACCTGACCCTCAAGGACGAACTCGTCACGCGCATACGGAACGCGGGCCCCCTCGACGGCCTCGTCTACGACATCCACGGCGCGATGAGCGTCGTCGGCCTCACCGACGCCGAGGCCGACCTCACCGAGGCGGTCCGCACGGCCCTCGACTCCGTGGGCACCCCGGACGGCACAGGGCGCCCCATGATCTCCGCCGCCATGGACCTGCACGGCAACGTCTCGCGCCGCTTCGCCGAGCCCGTCGACCTGCTCACCGCCCACCGCCTCGCCCCGCACGAGGACGCCTGGGAGACCCGCGAGCGCGCCGCCCGCAACCTCGTGCGCTGCCTCCTCGACGGCACGCGCCCGCACCGCGCCTGGGTGCAGATCCCCGTCCTCCTCCCCGGCGAGAAGACCAGCACCCGCCTGGAACCCGCCAAGTCCCTCTACGCCTCGCTCGCCGACATCGAGCGGCTGCCCGGCATCCTCGACGCCGCGCTCTGGGTCGGCTACGCCTGGGCCGACGAACCCCGCTGCCAGGCCGCCGTCGTCGTCACGGGTGACGATGCCGAACGCGCCGCCACCGAGGCCGGCCAGCTCGCCCGCCGCTACTGGGACGCGCGCCGCGACTTCGTCTTCGTCGGCCCCACGGGCACCGCCGAGGAGTGCGTGGAGCGGGCCGTGACCTCGACGAGGCGGCCCTTCCTGATCAGCGACTCGGGCGACAACCCGACAGCGGGCGGCGCGGGCGACCTCGCGTACATGCTGCGCAAGCTCCTCGGACACGACGCGATCCGCACCGGAAAGGTCACCGCCGTCCACCCCGGCATCACCGACCCGGCCGCCGTGGCCCAATGCTTCGCGGCGGGCGTGGGCGCGCAGGTGACGCTGAGCGTCGGCGGCAAGGTCGACACGCATCACGGCGGGCCGTACGAACTCACCGGCACCGTCGTCGCGTTGCAGCGCGCCACCGACCGCAAGGACCGCGCCGAGGGCGGCGCGTACGACCGCGGGGTCGACATGGCGGCCGTGCGCACCGGCGGCCTCACCGTGATCCTCGTCGAACGCCGCAAGCCGTTCCACACCCTGGCCGACTTCATGGGCCCCGAGGAGGGCGGCCTCGGCATCGATCCGCGTACGTACGACATCGTGGCGGTGAAGATCGGCTATCTGGAGCCGGAGCTGTACGACATGGCGGCCGACTGGCTGCTCGCCCTCACCCCCGGCGGAGTCGACCAGGACCTGCCGCGCCTCGGGCACCACCGGGTGGCACGGCCGCTCTACCCGTTCGACGAGGACGCGTACGACGCGGGTGAGGGTCCGGACCTGACGCCGGTCGTCCTGGCACCGCTCGCAGGGTGA
- a CDS encoding VOC family protein: MTVHKNAVLVLDCSEPEALAEFYAGLLGAEVRLSKDPDYVEITNESGVCLAVHRERDYIPPSWPRPEDSQQAHVRIMVARHDMDEAEREAVGLGARPVDTKNNNGPRDTRTYSDPAGHSFTLAAIPE, from the coding sequence ATGACCGTCCACAAGAACGCCGTGCTCGTACTGGACTGCTCCGAGCCCGAGGCCCTGGCCGAGTTCTACGCGGGACTCCTCGGCGCGGAGGTCCGGTTGAGCAAGGACCCCGACTACGTGGAGATCACGAACGAGTCGGGGGTCTGCCTCGCCGTGCACAGGGAGCGCGACTACATCCCGCCGAGCTGGCCCCGCCCCGAGGACTCGCAGCAGGCGCACGTGCGGATCATGGTCGCCCGGCACGACATGGACGAGGCGGAGCGTGAGGCGGTCGGCCTCGGGGCGCGCCCGGTGGACACCAAGAACAACAACGGGCCGCGGGACACGCGTACGTACTCCGACCCGGCGGGCCACTCCTTCACGCTGGCGGCCATTCCCGAGTGA
- a CDS encoding WhiB family transcriptional regulator, with protein sequence MEWLQRAACVDEDPDLFFPVGTTGPAIRDLAAAKRVCARCPVSGECLAWALRTGQTAGVWGGTCEEERAALRRADLTA encoded by the coding sequence ATGGAGTGGTTGCAGAGGGCTGCCTGCGTCGACGAGGATCCGGACCTCTTCTTTCCCGTCGGTACGACAGGCCCCGCGATAAGAGATCTCGCCGCCGCCAAACGTGTCTGCGCCCGCTGCCCGGTGAGCGGCGAGTGTCTGGCGTGGGCGCTCAGGACCGGTCAGACGGCCGGCGTGTGGGGCGGCACCTGCGAGGAGGAACGGGCGGCCCTGCGCCGCGCTGACCTCACCGCCTGA